A section of the Harmonia axyridis chromosome 2, icHarAxyr1.1, whole genome shotgun sequence genome encodes:
- the LOC123674039 gene encoding cytochrome b-c1 complex subunit 2, mitochondrial-like has product MACNITKVPLLRTITNRSFASAANVKPIGGVCDYEVNNSTVNGVLVTSAENNSPITRVSIIYRAGSRQECNDNQGVAHVLRICAGMTTKSASQFAITRNIQQVGASLHCTLDRETISYTLEGTRSAVEQVLPFLSSVATEQEFRPWEIADNIGRLRLELATRPPQLRTVDLLHKAAYRTALGNSLFIAKYNLEKVGPETLQHFVNCNLTADKATVVGLGIDAKELSYFVEKVKFRESSGTAINPSPYKGGEVRCDKGGDLAYVAIVGEGAGHNNMKEAAACAVLQKIFGTGSSAPYSVDHGLLRSSIKVTDSYAISGLNANYADTGLMGAMFVAPYGVAGQIAENVVDILKNGRVTDEWVNKGKNQLKVAVLLASENGKSVVRKLGQTGALTGSGISPIQYVNLVDSVTTQDVNNVLQKLGSKLSISSFGNLTCVPYLADLN; this is encoded by the exons ATGGCTTGCAATATAACAAAAGTACCCTTACTTCGTACAATTACG aacAGATCATTTGCTTCCGCAGCAAATGTAAAACCAATTGGTGGAGTATGTGATTATGAAGTTAATAATTCAACTGTAAATGGTGTACTCGTCACATCTGCAGAAAACAATTCTCCAATCACTAGAGTATCAATTATATATAG GGCTGGATCCCGTCAGGAATGTAATGATAATCAAGGCGTTGCCCATGTATTAAGAATATGTGCTGGAATGACAACAAAGTCAGCAAGCCAATTTGCTATTACACGCAATATACAACAAGTTGGAGCAAGTTTACACTGTACACTTGATCGAGAAACAATTTCTTATACTCTCGAAGGAACAAGAAGTGCAGTTGAACAGGTTTTACCATTCCTTTCTTCTGTTGCTACAGAACAAGAATTCAGACCATGGGAAATTGCTGATAATATTGGTAGGTTACGGTTGGAACTAGCTACACGTCCACCACAG TTGAGGACTGTTGATCTCCTACATAAAGCAGCCTACCGAACTGCCCTAGGAAATTCTCTTTTTATTGCCAAATATAACCTTGAAAAAGTTGGCCCTGAAACTTTACAACATTTTGTGAATTGCAATCTTACTGCTGACAAAGCCACTGTTGTTGGACTCGGCATAGATGCTAAGGAATTGTCATATTTCGTTGAAAAGGTCAAATTCCGTGAATCTTCAGGTACAGCAATAAATCCTTCGCCATATAAAGGTGGTGAAGTAAG ATGTGATAAAGGAGGCGATTTGGCTTATGTAGCCATTGTTGGAGAAGGTGCTGGTCATAACAACATGAAAGAAGCTGCAGCTTGTGCAGTATTGCAGAAAATATTTGGAACAGGTTCTTCTGCTCCATATTCAGTTGATCATGGTTTGTTGAGGAGTTCCATCAAAGTAACAGATTCCTATGCTATCAGTGGTCTGAATGCTAATTATGCTGATACTGGTCTTATGGGAGCAATGTTTGTTGCACCTTACGGTGTAGCTGGACAGATCGCAGAAAATGTTGTCGACATTTTGAAGAATGGTAGAGTGACTGATGAATGGGTTAATAAAG gaAAAAATCAACTCAAAGTAGCAGTACTTCTTGCTAGTGAAAATGGCAAAAGTGTTGTTAGAAAGTTAGGACAGACAGGTGCTCTGACTGGAAGTGGAATATCACCAATTCAATATGTCAACTTGGTGGATTCTGTTACAACTCAAGATGTAAACAAT GTACTACAGAAACTTGGAAGCAAATTAAGTATCTCCTCATTTGGAAATCTGACATGCGTTCCATACTTAGCTGACCTCAATTAA
- the LOC123674040 gene encoding uncharacterized protein LOC123674040, which translates to MMGEIEKKIQKDITILKEFLPEHKRTWEKLLQEIKTLLPILTNQSEEIIHVESVNSSNDDYLRQIQSELIVCIDREIDRTFCQLKDKITNLKRVDNEAKNKIDKLEESTTWLDWTSKSKVICGSTIQPPLKELLMYCRIYRTTFIEHSENIFHLFSNLNVKNRESVQAFKRYFEANLIASDDISFLLQMLNNM; encoded by the exons ATGATGGgcgaaatagaaaaaaaaattcagaaagacATCACtatattgaaagaatttctTCCTGAACATAAAAGGACGTGGGAAAAATTGTTGCAAGAAATTAAAACTCTTCTTCCAATATTAACCAATCAAAGTGAAGAAATCATACATGTCGAAAG TGTAAACAGTTCGAATGATGATTATTTACGCCAAATTCAAAGTGAATTAATTGTCTGTATTGACCGAGAAATAGATAGGACATTCTGTCAGCTGAAGGATAAAAT aactaATCTTAAACGAGTTGACAATGAAGCAAAgaataaaattgacaaattaGAGGAATCCACTACATGGTTGGATTGGACATCAAAGTCAAAAGTCATTTGTGGAAGTACCATCCAACCACCATTGAAGGAATTATTAATGTATTGTCGCATTTACAGAACAACTTTTATAGAACAttctgaaaacatttttcatttatttagtAATCTCAATGTGAAAAACAGGGAATCAGTGCAAGCATTCAAAAGGTATTTCGAGGCTAATTTAATTGCTTCTGATGATATATCATTTTTGCTGCAGATGTTAAATAATATGTAG
- the LOC123674041 gene encoding sodium-dependent neutral amino acid transporter B(0)AT3: MANTAHLVRRQSSRDLHVQRSIDRLELKEMKGRLVVENGNTGPAYGATNMAFEDTSPNTKIKSTLSSKRPSIDGKPIFKPEGGEDERESWDNKLTFLLATIGYAVGLGNVWRFPYLAQKNGGGAFLIPYFVMLAIEGIPIFYLELAIGQRLRKGAIGVWSQVSPYLGGIGISSAVVSFNVALYYNTIIAWCLFYFAQSFQSELPWSECPKVHFPNGTYILDPECMVSSPTQHFWYRTTLMVSEDISTPEVFNWKIALALVLSWTLVYLCMMKGIASSNLIVYITATFPYMVLIIFFFRGITLKGAYDGLHHLFTPKWHTLLDPVVWLEAGTQIFFSLGLAFGGLIAFSSYNPVNNNCFRDAITVSLTNCFTSMFAGIVVFSIIGFKATMIYDKCLDLRNTTLTNLFGPDYNERDLPPAGSFINVTVKNVTKSLMMPELEVCDLERELDNSASGTGLAFIIFTEAINQFPGAPLWAILFFLMLFTLGIDSQFGTLEGVVSSVSDMKLFPNMSKQQLTGAICGVCCVLSMIFAHGAGSYVFVLFDNFAGNFPLLIIAFFECISVSYIYGLNKFADDIEMMTGSRPGFYWMLCWKYLSPLAMISILVASIIEIATKGSGYSAWSSIKGETEWHQWPSWAIVLILVLLLASTLWIPGVAIARLFGIVVVDDSEKAWFPADELKDFHGIMPHEPTPAEQLLFCIRPDGSEGFCCATAPDDFDDL; the protein is encoded by the exons ATGGCCAACACAGCCCACTTGGTCAGACGACAGAGTTCCCGGGACCTCCATGTCCAGCGTTCTATAGATCGATTGGAACTCAAGGAGATGAAGGGTCGTCTGGTCGTTGAGAACGGGAATACAGGACCTGCCTATGGCGCCACCAACATGGCTTTCGAAGACACCAGTCCCAATACCAAGATAAAATCTACGCTGAGCAGCAAAAGACCTTCAATAGATGGCAAGCCTATTTTCAAGCCTGAGGGAGGAGAAGATGAGAGAGAGTCTTGGGATAATAAACTGACGTTTTTGTTGGCGACCATTGGATATGCAGTGGGTTTGGGGAATGTTTGGAGATTTCCGTATTTGGCGCAGAAGAATGGAGGAGGTGCCTTTCTAATTCCTTATTTCGTCATGCTGGCCATAGAGGGCATTCCAATTTTCTATTTGGAGTTGGCGATCGGGCAGAGACTCAGGAAGGGTGCTATTGGAGTATGGAGCCAAGTATCGCCGTATTTAGGAG gtaTTGGCATCAGCAGTGCTGTGGTATCCTTCAACGTTGCATTATACTACAATACTATCATAGCTTGGTGTTTGTTCTACTTTGCTCAGAGTTTTCAGTCTGAACTTCCTTGGTCTGAGTGCCCAAAGGTTCATTTTCCTAACGGAACCTACATACTGGATCCTGAATGTATG GTGAGCAGTCCAACGCAACACTTTTGGTATAGAACCACCCTGATGGTGTCTGAGGACATCAGTACCCCAGAAGTTTTCAACTGGAAAATAGCTTTGGCCCTAGTCCTCTCTTGGACATTGGTGTACCTCTGCATGATGAAGGGCATAGCATCCTCCAACCTAATCGTTTACATCACAGCAACATTCCCTTACATGGTGCTCATCATATTCTTCTTTAGAGGCATAACTTTGAAGGGAGCTTATGATGGACTGCACCACTTGTTCACTCCCAAGTGGCACACCTTACTGGACCCTGTAGTTTGGTTAGAAGCCGGAACTCAAATATTCTTCTCTCTCGGATTGGCTTTTGGAGGTCTTATAGCCTTCTCCTCTTACAATCCAGTAAACAATAACTGCTTCAGAGACGCTATCACCGTGTCGCTGACAAACTGTTTCACTTCCATGTTTGCTGGGATAGTGGTGTTCTCTATAATTGGATTCAAGGCTACCATGATTTACGATAAGTGCTTGGATCTGAGGAACACCACCTTAACCAATCTTTTCGGTCCTGATTACAATGAGAGAGACTTGCCACCAGCTGGATCTTTCATCAACGTGACCGTTAAAAATGTCACGAAGTCGTTGATGATGCCAGAGTTGGAGGTGTGCGACTTGGAACGAGAATTGGATAAT tcaGCATCAGGTACAGGACTGGCCTTCATAATTTTCACGGAAGCCATCAACCAATTTCCTGGCGCCCCATTGTGGGCCATCCTCTTCTTCTTGATGCTCTTCACGCTTGGAATCGATTCGCAGTTTGGTACTTTGGAAGGAGTAGTTTCGTCAGTATCGGACATGAAGTTATTCCCTAATATGTCGAAGCAGCAGCTCACAGGGGCGATATGTGGAGTATGTTGCGTGTTATCCATGATATTCGCCCATGGTGCTGGTAGCTACGTGTTTGTTCTGTTCGATAATTTTGCTGGAAACTTTCCCTTGCTCATAATAGCATTCTTCGAATGCATCTCAGTCTCCTACATCTATGGACTCAATAA ATTTGCTGATGATATAGAAATGATGACAGGCTCACGGCCAGGCTTTTACTGGATGCTCTGCTGGAAGTACCTTTCTCCTCTAGCTATGATTTCAATTTTGGTGGCGAGTATTATTGAAATAGCTACAAAGGGGTCAGGATATTCTGCTTGGTCATCCATTAAAGGTGAAACTGAATGGCATCAATGGCCTTCTTGGGCTATAGTTTTGATATTGGTACTTTTACTCGCTTCTACCCTTTGGATACCTGGTGTTGCCATTGCGAG attatttggAATCGTTGTGGTGGATGATTCAGAAAAGGCTTGGTTCCCTGCAGATGAACTGAAAGATTTCCATGGCATCATGCCTCATGAACCCACCCCTGCTGAGCAACTTTTATTCTGCATAAGGCCTGATGGTTCTGAAGGATTCTGTTGCGCTACAGCTCCTGACGATTTCGACGATTTGTAA
- the LOC123674038 gene encoding islet cell autoantigen 1: MQHQYWVTKKSVQRKLGRKEDECVISSDAELDAKLELFKSINDSCLQLQRFIDMYKERLCYLAQEEHTLGRYLKECGKNEKNDSASKIMVTAGKSLAYIGHQRLTIRPPLLRLHHEVDTFTGRAVVDTKITVDEMEKCRTEYRAALSWMKSVSQQLDPDTGHGVDKFRKAQGYVRLTKNKFDKYTLACLQKVDLLAAARCNMFSHALIPYINALSTFATKATEVLSTAGEHLDKVEPYDFHITAELAIPNEDKDKETFFNAEYSDKNEDPKKGGKESSEGSKTQDEVNDVMNLLGDDFSSQETSTHNISENLTTINSNPSLLDLTEDENNSDLLSKDFFMPSNLMQGGFNFTNDDLEKLEKTGTDKDLQKKSDTAKQDAQMSWLSLFEELDPLSNKNLSNRNGDQL, encoded by the exons ATGCAGCACCAGTATTGGGTCACGAAAAAAAGTGTTCAAAGGAAATTGGGTAGAAAAGAAGATGAATGTGTTATCTCTTCTGATGCGGAGTTGGACGCTAAATTAGAattattcaaatcaataaatgataGTTGTCTTCAGTTACAACGTTTTATAGACATGTATAAAGAAAGGTTGTGTTATTTAGCTCAAGAAGAACATACACTTGGAAGATATTTGAAAGAATGtggtaaaaatgaaaaaaatgatagtGCAAGCAAAATAATGGTTACTGCAGGAAAATCACTAGCATATATTGGTCACCAAAGACTGACTATACGACCTCCTTTGCTAAGATTACATCATGAAGTAGATACATTTACAGGGAGAGCAGTTGTAGATACTAAGATAACGGTAGATGAAATGGAAAAATGTCGTACTGAATATAGAGCTGCCTTAAGTTGGATGAAATCTGTTTCTCAGCAACTTGACCCTGATACTGGTCATGGTGTTGACAAATTTCGTAAAGCTCAGGGTTATGTGagattaacaaaaaataaatttgataaaTACACATTGGCATGTCTTCAAAAAGTTGACTTATTAGCTGCTGCTCGATGTAATATGTTTTCTCATGCATTAATTCCCTACATAAATGCCTTATCCACCTTTGCAACTAAGGCAACTGAAGTTCTAAGCACAGCTGGTGAACACTTGGATAAGGTAGAGCCTTATGATTTTCATATAACTGCCGAATTAGCCATTCCAAATGAAGATAAAGATAAGGAAACATTCTTTAATGCAGAATATTCTGATAAAAATGAGGATCCTAAGAAAGGTGGAAAAGAAAGCAGTGAAGGAAG TAAAACTCAAGATGAGGTGaatgatgtgatgaatcttcttgGTGATGACTTTTCATCACAAGAAACATCAACCCATAACATCAGTGAGAATTTGACTACAATTAATTCAAATCCATCACTTCTGGATTTAACTGAAGATGAGAACAATTCTGATCTTCTTTCAAAGGACTTCTTCATGCCTTCAAATTTGATGCAAGGCGGCTTCAATTTTACCAATGATGATCtcgaaaaattggagaaaacaGGTACAGATAAAGATCTCCAGAAAAAAAGTGACACAGCAAAACAAGATGCACAGATGTCATGGCTTAGTTTATTTGAAGAGTTAGATCCTTTGTCTAACAAAAACTTATCGAATAGAAATGGAGACCAACTGTAA
- the LOC123674037 gene encoding deformed epidermal autoregulatory factor 1, with product MDNSNSEGVVLPDISEAEQLASEHDGGDDGVSVVPKTEKVPVTLSVRHGGVPVSLPVGSLIASSFNVITQEQLSQFKPMLCVDNNGYLATDPTSGELKTIVIQQEEVGSNNASSNSNTPSIVGSWSEAASLPVLPVRCKNTSAVLHKNRFGSGGRGRCIKSGNQWYTPSEFEAVCGRASSKDWKRSIRFGGRSLQTLIDEGIILPHATSCTCAACCDDESATGPVRLFTPYKRKRKREHEIGGKMRDQNGLSDSQQSKEEAWQNLAEGLDSTDYQLMDSVTLVDPVLSLRKLEDIANQINRLSSEFRRGLDELKETINRQNDKFQRDKEEAILAARVEAQVAVLQPDGTTDSILQPSIDNENHKKCANCNREANAECSLCRRTPYCSQFCQRKDWASHQVECVRGVTTEAGSQQSIMLIVESTDQQ from the exons atggacaactcaaattcggAGGGTGTCGTCCTACCGGACATTTCCGAAGCCGAACAATTAGCGAGTGAGCACGATGGCGGAGATGATGGCGTTTCTGTTGTTCCGAAAACCGAGAAGGTTCCGGTCACTCTTTCTGTGCGACATGGTGGTGTTCCGGTATCTTTACCAGTCGGTTCTCTTATTGCTAGTTCCTTCAATGTTATTACACAAGAACAACTTTCTCAATTCAAACCAATGTTATGTGTTGATAACAATGGATACTTAGCTACTGACCCCACTAGTGGTGAATTGAAAACAATTGTAATTCAACAAGAAGAAGTTGGATCGAATAATGCCTCTTCCAATTCCAATACACCAAGTATTGTTGGATCATGGAGTGAAGCAGCTAGTTTACCAGTTTTGCCTGTAAGGTGCAAAAATACATCGGCAGTATTACATAAAAATCGATTTGGTTCAGGTGGCAGAGGGCGTTGCATAAAATCAGGTAATCAGTGGTACACACCGAGCGAATTTGAAGCAGTTTGTGGTAGAGCATCTAGTAAAGATTGGAAAAGAAGTATTCGTTTCGGGGGACGAAGTCTCCAAACCCTAATTGACGAAG GTATCATCTTACCGCATGCTACCAGCTGTACATGTGCAGCTTGTTGTGATGACGAGTCGGCAACTGGTCCTGTACGACTATTTACCCCTTATAAAAGAAAGCGTAAAAGGGAACATGAAATTGGCGGCAAAATGAGAGACCAGAATGGGCTTAGTGATAGTCAACAGTCGAAAGAAGAAGCTTGGCAAAACTTAGCTGAAGGACTCGATTCAACTGATTATCAGCTTATGGATTCAGTGACTTTAGTTGATCCAGTATTATCATTGAGAAAATTAGAAGATATTGCAAATCAAATTAATCGTTTGTCTTCTGAATTTCGAAGAGGATTAGATGAACTCAAAGAAACTATAAATAGACAAAATGATAAATTCCAAAGAGATAAAGAAGAAGCTATTTTGGCAGCCAGAGTTGAAGCACAAGTAGCTGTATTACAACCAGATGGAACTACAGATTCAATATTGCAGCCATCAATTGACAAtgaaaatcacaaaaaa TGTGCAAATTGCAACAGGGAAGCAAATGCAGAGTGTTCACTTTGTAGAAGAACCCCGTACTGTTCACAGTTCTGTCAGAGAAAAGACTGGGCATCTCATCAAGTCGAATGTGTAAGAGGAGTAACAACAGAAGCTGGTTCCCAGCAGTCCATCATGCTCATTGTTGAAAGCACTGATCAACAATGA
- the LOC123672160 gene encoding uncharacterized protein LOC123672160 produces MACNITKVPLLRTITNRSFASAANVKPIGGVCDYEVNNSTVNGVLVTSAENNSPITRVSIIYRAGSRQECNDNQGVAHVLRICAGMTTKSASQFAITANIKNTITYITAPTLFYYHPEQSLKDKNNIPLLSPHGIM; encoded by the exons ATGGCTTGCAATATAACAAAAGTACCCTTACTTCGTACAATTACG aacAGATCATTTGCTTCCGCAGCAAATGTAAAACCAATTGGTGGAGTATGTGATTATGAAGTTAATAATTCAACTGTAAATGGTGTACTCGTCACATCTGCAGAAAACAATTCTCCAATCACTAGAGTATCAATTATATATAG GGCTGGATCCCGTCAGGAATGTAATGATAATCAAGGCGTTGCCCATGTATTAAGAATATGTGCTGGAATGACAACAAAGTCAGCAAGCCAATTTGCTATTACCgccaatatcaaaaatactatca CCTATATAACAGCTCCAACGTTATTTTATTATCATCCGGAGCAATCATTAAAGGATAAGAACAATATCCCTCTCTTATCCCCTCATGGAATCATGTGA